TTTTGGCACTCCAGGTTTCCCCAAGGTGTGCCCTTCGTACAAACTCAACGGAATCGAAAAATCTTCGTTGTCGTCCATCGGCCGCTTTCCATTGCACATTTCGTCGAGCAATTGCACCGCGCGCCGCGCCGTTGCCGATTCGTCGACGGTGATGGTCGTGAGCCGCCGCGACGCGGCCCCTTCGCGCCATTTGCCGCCGAAGCTGATCAGCGAAATGTCGTCCGGAAGACGCTTGCCGAGGTCGCCAAGCAACATGTAGACCATTTCAGAAAAGCTGGTAAACCCCGTGGCAATTGCGGTCGGCGGACTGGGCAAAGCGAGCAATGTCTTTAGCTGCGCAAGCGCTTCTTTCTCGTGAACCGCCGGATCGGGACTGGTGCCCGAGCCATAGCAAACAAGCTGGTCTGGCAAACTCTCCCCGGCCGATTCCAACGCCCAGCGCAATCCCGACTCAAACGCCTCGCCCGACTTGTCGCGGAAAGAATCCATATAGGCCACACGGCGATGGCCCTGTTCCAGCAGCGCCGTTCCCGCGCGCCGGCCGACTTCGAAAAACGGCAACGCCAATAGCGGCGCCGACACACCCTCGACGCAGCGGTGGCAAAACACGACCGGAATGCCGTGCTTCTGGAGCTGGATCACTTGGTGTGGCGGCGTTGCCGGAGTCGTCGCCGGCACGAGCGCCACGCCGGCCACTTGCTTGTCGATTAATTGCAACACGATATCCCCTTGCTTGCGAATATCGTTGCTGCTGTTGCAAGTCATCACCTGGAAGTTCAAATCGCCCGCCACCTCCTCAAAGGTGCGGATGATCGACGGATAATAGCCGCCGCGCAACTCCGGCAGCACCAACGCAAAGACGCGCAAGCTCTTGGTGTCGGCCGGTGCAGCTTCTTTGGACACAAAGGTTCCTTTGCCACGGACGCGACGAATCAAGCCGCTCTCTTCCAATTCACCAAAGGCTTGACGTATGGTGTTACGGGAAATTCCCAGCCGCCTGACAAGATCGGGTTCGGACGGCAGGGCCTGCCCAGGCAACAGTCGGCCCGAGCGAAGTTCGGCCAACAAATAGTCGCGCAGCCGTTCGTGCTTCAGTGCCGAACCGTCGTCGCTTTCGAGAACAAATCCGCTGAGATCCATACAACTTATCCAATCAAAAGCAGAACATGCAGCGAACAACACAGTACATAACAGGTTCGGCAATGTCAATCATTTTTTCAAAAAAAACTAGGTATCGCGTTTTCTCAGCTATTTTCCAGGTGTTATGATCGGTATGCTGTGGTACGCTCTATGATTCTGGCGATAAGACTATATTGGAACAATACAGTACAACATGGTACTTGGTGCGTTTTTCGAGCGATTTGAGGGTTTCATGAGCCGTCCGGACGTCTTAATCGTTGGCGGAGGGATTATTGGGGCCGCTTGCGCGCTGGACCTCGCCCAGTGCGGAGCGCGAGTGACGCTTCTCGACAAAGGAGAAATGGGCTCAGGCTGCTCCTACGGCAATGCCGGCTGGATAACTCCGTGTTTCGCCATGCCTTTGCCAATGCCTGGAATGCTGAAGACGGCGTTTCGATGGCTGCTCGATGCCGATTCGCCGCTCTACATTCAGCCGCGCATCAGTTGGACTCTTTTCCGCTGGCTGTTGCGTTTTTTGCGGTCGATGAAGAAGTCTCAAATGGAACGGGCGATCGCAGCGCTCACGGAGCTATCGAAGTTCAGCCTGGCCGCCTACTGCGAGCTCGACGCTCAACAGCCAGGGGCATTCGATTTCCAGCAGCGCGGCTTACTCATCGTGGCCCAAACGCCCGCTGGTATGGACGCCGCTCGACTGGAAATGGCATTGGCGTCCAAACACGCGATTCCCGGTCGAGAGCTCGACGCCGCCGCCGTGCGT
The DNA window shown above is from Pirellulales bacterium and carries:
- a CDS encoding GntR family transcriptional regulator, with amino-acid sequence MDLSGFVLESDDGSALKHERLRDYLLAELRSGRLLPGQALPSEPDLVRRLGISRNTIRQAFGELEESGLIRRVRGKGTFVSKEAAPADTKSLRVFALVLPELRGGYYPSIIRTFEEVAGDLNFQVMTCNSSNDIRKQGDIVLQLIDKQVAGVALVPATTPATPPHQVIQLQKHGIPVVFCHRCVEGVSAPLLALPFFEVGRRAGTALLEQGHRRVAYMDSFRDKSGEAFESGLRWALESAGESLPDQLVCYGSGTSPDPAVHEKEALAQLKTLLALPSPPTAIATGFTSFSEMVYMLLGDLGKRLPDDISLISFGGKWREGAASRRLTTITVDESATARRAVQLLDEMCNGKRPMDDNEDFSIPLSLYEGHTLGKPGVPKQLAS